The stretch of DNA AAAAAGATTATTTTGTCTTTGATAGTCTTATAGGCTTGATGTCGTAAGGTTTTCATAATTTATATATTCCTACATATATTAATGCATATATTTATACATATATATTAGTCCTCACCTACCTGTCAAGCATTTTTTCATAGTCTTTCCGGAATTTTCGCTCCCCTGAACCGCGCCGCATGCACCTACCCCGGACTTAGGCGAAGCAACGTCCCTTAACTATGCTGTATTTTGACCAAAAAGGATTTCTTTTTTGCTGAAAAGGACCGAAGGACGAGGGACGAAAAAAAACAACAGCAAACCGGATGCTGGTCGCTTATTATCTCTTTGGTTTTTTTCTCTTGCTATTCACTGCCTTTATCCCGCGTCTTTGCGGGCTTGATTGGCGCCCTATCTCTCGATGAAGGTCATAGAAGCTTAAGGAGGGGGTTTGATTCGGTTGTGTGCTGCGGAGTTTTAGCCTTCGTCCCGTGGGATCTTGAGTTTCATGTTGGCGACGATCTTGCTGCTCTTCAGTTTGTTTAGTGATTTAAGACTTGCCACGTCTGTGCCGTATTTATCGGAGATGGACCCCAGGGTCTCACCCTTTTTGACTACGTGGTACTTGACCTTTGACACCTGCTTTTTATGTGAATAACTGGCAAGCTTCAGTTTCATATTAGGGTAGACCTTATCATTCTTCAGGTTGTTCATTGATTTGAGGCTCGCGACTTCGATGCCGT from Syntrophorhabdaceae bacterium encodes:
- a CDS encoding LysM peptidoglycan-binding domain-containing protein; amino-acid sequence: GIEVASLKSMNNLKNDKVYPNMKLKLASYSHKKQVSKVKYHVVKKGETLGSISDKYGTDVASLKSLNKLKSSKIVANMKLKIPRDEG